A DNA window from Entelurus aequoreus isolate RoL-2023_Sb linkage group LG24, RoL_Eaeq_v1.1, whole genome shotgun sequence contains the following coding sequences:
- the lrrc4.2 gene encoding leucine-rich repeat-containing protein 4.2 encodes MSPLGQVSVQPIWNTALLAVLSLMVPALSMCQSSSPALGSANPQNCPGACSCTNQLSKVVCTRRGLVSVPPNIPANTRYLNLMENSIKTIQADTFRHLHHLEVLQLGRNAIRQIEVGAFNGLTSLNTLELFDNRLTVIPSGAFEYLSKLRELWLRNNPIESIPSYAFNRVPSLMRLDLGELRKLKYISDGAFEGLQNLKYLNLGMCNLGEFPNLSPLVGLEELEISENVFPEMKPAAFHGLKNLRKLWIMNSAISTIERNAFDDITALVELNLAHNNLSTLPHNLFTPLQYLVELHLHHNPWKCDCDVVWLSWWLREYIPTNSTCCGRCHTPSHMRGRYLVEVDQTTFQCSAPFILDAPRDLNISAARVAELKCRTAAMSSVRWLLPSGTVLTHGSVHPRISVLNDGTLNFSNVLPSDTGVYTCMVSNMAGNSNASAYLNVSNAELNTSNLSYFTTVTVEVLEPTVEETPKPKPTAPASPSVFKPVFISTPTVLFQSTQTPRQVSIPTARNPSGPAASLDEVMKTTKIIIGCFVAVTLLAAAMLIAFYKLRKRHQQRSTVAAARTIEIIQMEDEVPPVPPTSAGSSGSEETGLVLPTLVEHNSHTFKPGYVSRQGAYGAHWTQNNTLHRSTRQHHSHISTIADPYIIKTTHGKEKVQETQI; translated from the coding sequence ATGAGTCCTTTGGGCCAGGTTAGTGTGCAGCCGATCTGGAACACAGCCCTGCTTGCCGTGCTCTCCCTCATGGTACCTGCCCTCAGTATGTGCCAGTCCAGCAGCCCAGCATTGGGTTCAGCCAACCCACAGAACTGTCCAGGTGCGTGCTCCTGCACCAACCAGCTCAGCAAGGTGGTGTGCACTCGCCGAGGCCTGGTCTCGGTGCCTCCTAACATCCCGGCCAACACCAGGTATCTTAATCTGATGGAAAACAGCATAAAGACCATACAGGCTGACACGTTCAGGCACCTGCATCACTTGGAGGTACTGCAGCTGGGCAGGAATGCTATCAGGCAGATTGAAGTGGGGGCCTTCAATGGCTTGACCAGCCTCAACACCCTGGAGCTGTTTGACAACAGGCTGACGGTGATACCTAGTGGAGCTTTTGAATACCTGTCAAAGCTCAGAGAGTTGTGGTTGAGAAACAATCCCATCGAGAGCATCCCATCTTACGCCTTCAATCGCGTCCCCTCGCTAATGAGGCTTGATCTCGGAGAGCTCAGAAAGTTGAAGTACATCTCCGACGGGGCATTCGAGGGCCTTCAAAACCTCAAGTACCTCAACTTGGGCATGTGCAACCTGGGAGAGTTCCCCAATCTTTCACCACTTGTGGGACTGGAGGAGCTCGAAATATCAGAGAATGTTTTCCCAGAAATGAAACCTGCGGCCTTCCACGGGCTCAAGAATTTACGCAAACTGTGGATTATGAACTCCGCCATCTCCACAATCGAGAGGAATGCGTTTGACGACATCACAGCTTTGGTCGAGTTAAACTTGGCTCATAACAATCTGTCCACGCTCCCCCATAACCTCTTCACACCACTGCAGTATTTAGTGGAGCTCCATCTGCACCACAACCCTTGGAAATGTGACTGTGACGTAGTATGGCTCTCTTGGTGGCTGCGAGAATACATTCCCACCAACTCCACCTGCTGTGGACGCTGCCACACCCCGAGTCATATGCGGGGACGGTACCTAGTCGAAGTGGACCAGACCACGTTTCAGTGTTCGGCACCATTTATACTGGATGCTCCCAGAGATTTGAACATCTCAGCAGCGAGGGTGGCGGAACTGAAGTGTCGCACCGCTGCTATGAGCTCTGTCAGATGGCTCCTCCCGAGTGGGACTGTCCTGACACATGGATCGGTTCACCCGCGGATTTCTGTCCTCAACGACGGGACTCTAAACTTCTCCAATGTTCTGCCGTCAGACACGGGGGTCTACACTTGCATGGTGAGCAACATGGCGGGCAATTCCAACGCCTCAGCCTACCTGAATGTCAGCAATGCCGaactcaacacatcaaacctgtcCTATTTTACCACCGTAACAGTGGAGGTTCTGGAACCAACGGTGGAAGaaaccccaaaacccaaacccacCGCCCCGGCCTCGCCTTCTGTCTTCAAACCCGTCTTCATTTCAACACCTACCGTGCTGTTCCAAAGCACACAAACGCCAAGGCAGGTGTCAATACCTACTGCCAGAAACCCCAGTGGGCCCGCCGCAAGCCTGGATGAGGTCATGAAGACCACCAAAATCATCATTGGCTGTTTTGTCGCTGTGACCTTGCTAGCAGCGGCCATGTTGATAGCGTTCTATAAGTTGCGCAAGCGGCATCAACAGAGGAGCACAGTGGCCGCGGCCAGGACCATAGAGATCATACAGATGGAGGATGAGGTTCCTCCAGTCCCACCCACTTCTGCTGGATCTAGCGGCTCGGAGGAGACGGGGCTAGTATTGCCGACGTTAGTCGAACACAACAGCCACACCTTTAAGCCGGGCTATGTGTCTCGCCAAGGGGCTTACGGTGCCCACTGGACCCAGAACAACACTCTTCACCGCTCAACCAGACAGCATCACAGCCACATCAGCACCATAGCGGATCCTTATATCATTAAGACTACTCATGGAAAAGAGAAGGTTCAAGAGACCCAAATATGA